ATCCATACGCGCTATATATATCCCTTGGCTTTGCTCAAGCAAGAAGTTAAGTGTTTTCGATAAACCTTGGTTTTCCTGTCTAAAGAGCTTGATTCTTGGATCCTTAGCCGCATACAGTTTGATAATCTCAAAAGAATGATCCTGTGAACCATCGTCTGCAATCAAGAATTCAAAATTAGTAAAGGTTTGAGCAAGGATACTCTCAATAGCTTTAGCAACAAAATGTTCAGCATTGAAAACCGACATGATGACGGATATAATGGGTATTTTGGGTGCAGACATGGTATGAACGCTGTAAAGACTGTACGGCTCTCCTGAGTTTATAGTCGGGACGTGTAGCGCCCCCACTATAAACTCGGCATTGCAAATCATTTATTAGTAGTTGTTTATACTATTTATAGCCTTTACCTAATTTATAGTCATTGCCATTTAGGCTGAAACAGCCCCCTCACCCCCAGCCCCTCTCCCAGAGCGGGAGAGGGGAGCGAAGAACTGTATCGTTCTTATTTGGATTGACCATACTCAGTACACCATTAAGGTTTGGAGCGTGATCCGACCGGCAACCCTTACCCTAAATCCCTCTCCGGCTCTGGAAGAGGGATTTAGGGTAAGGGCCACACCCGTGGACTGCACCCAGCCTACCCAGGTACAACGGTACTTTATGATTGAGGTAAAGGCTGCACAATTAAATCTCAGAAGAGCCAACTGTATTAGGTTTTTCTGATAACATTGCTTGCATGGTATTGATTAGCCTTTAGGCAGTGGTTTTATTATACTGCAAGCGAGTAGTTTCCATCCTAGTTGAGAGAAAGGGTTCATTTTAATGGCTCGTATGCCGTAGATAACAGCAGTACTGCGTTGACGACTGTTGAAAGCCCACCAACCATACTGCAACATATATTCAAATTGTGATTGATGATTAGCCTGGGGATGCAACCGAGAACCTATTGTTTCAAAGTCACGCTTGGGCCAACCTCGCCGCTGCCACGCTCTCTCCAGTATGGTACGCGTATTACTTTGTTGATGGTGTTGCCGACTACGACTAGTAATGGAGCGCGTATGAAGACGGTATTTGACAACTGGGAAGGCTAAATTAGCGACTGCACCAATCTCGGTTAGCCTTAGCCATAAATCTAGATCTGAACCAGTTGCAAATGCTTCATTATAGCCATTGATTTGGAGAAGGGATGAGCGACGAATCATCGCAGTTGAATGCAGGAAGCTGGTATGACCTTCTGTAAGGATATGCTGAATAGTATCATTGTCTTCAGCCATATAGAAAGTGGTCAGAAAACGGCTTTTTTCGTCGATTACCTCGAAAGCACCACCTACCCATACCACTTCAGGGTGCTTTTGGAGAAAATCTACCTGACGAGCTAAGCGATCGGGCAAAGCAATATCATCCGCATCCATGACCGCAATGAATTCGCCTTGGGATTGCGCCAGAATTTCGTTACGGGTTTGGGGAATACCGCGATTTTCTCGACTGGTGAGGCGAATGCGTTGATCCTGGGCAGCGTATTTCTGTAGAGTTTTTAAGGAATTATCAGTTGAACCATCGTCAATAATAATAAATTCAAAATCTTTAAAGGTTTGATTGAGAATACTCTCGATCGCTGCCGCCAGATAGGGTTCGGCATTATAGACGGACATGGCGACCGATACGATCGGACGGGTCATGGGGACTTCACCTCCCAAGTGCGCGGTTGATAGGCGATCCCCCGGTTTAAGCGTTCGCCAGGATTGACTTTAAACCGAAACAGCTCGTAGGCATCGAGTATATAACTGGACCCATCCTTGAGATAAACGTTCATTTGATAGAGACCAGGCATCAGGCTGAGGTAGGGCAAATAGGCGCGAATTTCGTGTTCTCCAGCAGCGATCGCAAAGGTATTGCCATCGTAAATACTGCTCATGTGTAACACGAGGCCCCCTTCGCCCATGACACGATAGATGGCCACAAATAGACTCAGATGGGCGATCGCCTGTTGGGCTTGGAAACGGACGCAGATCGACACTGGTTGTCCGGTAACGGGAGATGCGATGACGGTCTCTCCTTGATCACGAAAGTAAATCTCAAGGAGGTGAACGCCCGTTGCTGAAGTGGAGCGATGGGTACTGACAGTGCGGATGGGATGGTCTCCTTCCGGACGATCGAGCAGGGCCAGATCGGCTTCATAGCGCTCCATGACCTCCCTGGCACTGCCGCCCATGACCATTTTTCCCTTAGACAGGTAGATGCCCGTCGTGCAGACATTTAAGATAGCCTGGAAGGCATGGCTGACTAGGACAAATGCGGTACCCTGACGCAACAGTTCCGTCAGACGGCGTTCGCATTTAGCCCGAAAACGCAGGTCCCCGACGGCTAAGACTTCATCAATGAGCAAAATATCGGGTTCGGTGTGAATCGCACAGGCAAACCCTAAACGCGCCGCCATCCCAGAACTATAACTTTGGACCGGGGCCTCGATCGCGTCACCCAGTTCGGCAAAGTCAACCACGGCCTCAAAGCGATCGTTAATTTCCCGGTGACTTAACCCCAGAATGGCCATATTGACATAGATATTTTCTCGACCACTCAGGATGGGGTTAAAGCCAGCCCCCAGGGCAATCAGGGGCGCAACCCGTCCGCGTACCGTCACGCGCCCAGTATCGGGCCGTAAAAGGCCACTGATAATCCGTAGGAGCGTTGTTTTGCCACTGCCATTGACGCCAACCAAACCGAGGGATTCCCCCCGATGTAAATCGAAACTAACATTGTTTAAGGCCCAGAACTCGCCGTGACGGAGCTGCTGGGTGTCAGAACGCAGGCCCGTCAGTTCCGCCGCAATATCCTGCAGGCCATAGAACAGCGATCGCTTCAGACTCCGACAAAACTTTTTTGAGACCCCCTGCACAGAAAGAAGCACTTCACGATCGTCTGCTCCCACAGGCGTTGCCTCTGGCGCGGTTGTATCCCAGCCTTGATCCGTGGCATCCATCAGGCACTCATCCGTTCAATCACAAACGGCATCGATAGGCGATAGAATAACCAGCCCAACAGTAAGCCACCCAGGGCAAAACCGCTGGCCAGCCAAAACCCGGTGGGATTAGAAACAAGGCCCGTCGTTGCCAATTCCCGCGTGGTTACCAGCAGCGGTGTCACCGGATTTAACTGAACGATCGTCCCAAAGGTGCTACCTTGTGGTACGGGGAAAAGAACGGGCGTGAAAAATAACCAGACCCCCAATCCGATCGTTAAACCCTTGGAGATATCCTGATAAAGAGCACCGAGGGGCGCTAAAAATAGGCCAAAACAGGTCCCCAATGCAATCAGGTGGAGCAAGGCGACTGGGGCCAAGACGACACTCCAGGTAACCGGCATTTTGAACCAGATAAACAGGCCAATAATCAAAATTAACTTGACCCCAAAATTAACGACGATTTGCCCTAATTGGGACAGAATAATCGCCTCACGGGGAAAGTTGATTTTGGCAAGCATTGGCTTCGCATCCGTGACGGCACGGATCGGACCATTGACCGCTTCCGAAAAGGTCTGCCACAGGGACATACTGAACATGACAAAGGCCGGATAGGGCAGATCCGTTGCCCCCACATTGAGCACCTTGGCATCATTGGCCAAGGTCAGACCGATCGCGGTTACGATCGGGGGAATAAAGGCCCACGCAAAGCCCAGAAGCGACTGACGATATTGGGCACTCATATCCCGTACCAGCAGCCGCCACGCCAGTTCCCGCGAGGCCAATAAATCCTGACCCATTGCTTTGAAGAGGGCAAGGGGGGCTTGCAGACGACTGTCTGGGGTATAGACCACTTCGGGTAGCCGGGAATCGGGCTTGGGCATTCGCTCCAGTCGTGCTAGACAACAATTCTATCCCAGCAGGGGTCTCGATATGGTCAGCTCCCTGCCTTCAAACGTCAAGATAGGGGAAAGCCAACCGCCTGCTAGGGTAACCCACCTTTGCCCAGGATACCCAGATTCCAAACGTTTGGCCCATAACTCCCCCCCACCGGCCAGACCCCTAGCCTAGGGGGGTTTGGAGCAAATCACGTGGCGTGACCCAGCGTTGCTGATCCAACTGCTGGAGATAGCGCTTTTCTTTATAGTATTCCTCCTGATAAAAGGCTTGACGGCGGTGGGCTTCGGCAGCGGCATCGGGATCGGGTCCAGCAGCAGGTGGCGAGATTTCCCCAAGGGAAGGCAGCGCGATCGCGGCACGGGGATTACCGTCGGTGGACAGATCGGCGGTGGGGAGGACAGCGGCCAGTTCTGGTGTGAGGACAGTCTGGATGTGGTGGAGTTCATGGCTGGCCACCTGCTGCAAGTGCTGGAGGGCTTGATCGTTGCGATCGCTGGCGAGATCCGTAGACGTGGCCAGCACGGTTTCCAGGGAGTTAATGCGGGCCTGGACATCCCGTTGGCTTTGAGGATGGGTCACCGTCTGACTGACCTCTTCCCACATTTTTAATAAATGGCGGCACCGCTTTTCGCACATGATCCGCTCCAAGCTAGCCGAGGCCGTGCGAATCACCAGTGCAGGCCGGTAAAGATCTAAGGTCGCTTTTTCATCCAGTTGCAGAAAGGGCTGGATTGCCTTGAGCAGTTCCGGCTCCTGGGTACCCCGATCGCGCAGGGCCGCCACCAAATCCACCGTGGCCAAGTAGGGATAGGCATCCGTGGGCGCAGCCTCAGGATCAAGGGCGATCGCGGCTTCCTCGATCGCCAGGATTTCGCGCCAGAGCAGCCGGTGGTGGGAGAGGCTAAATTCCAATTCACGCTCCGCCATCGTGCTACGAACCATTGACCGGTAGTGGGGACAGTGCAGGTAGACCAGTAACAACTGGGCCTCGGCAGCCTCCCGGAGACTGAAGTCTGCCGATCGCTCCCACTTGTGGGACCGGCCATGCCAACGTTGGCCCCGAACCTGGGTCCGCAGATCGCTCTCGTAGCGCAGGGTGAGGCGGGCATCCCCCTGGCTAAGTAATTCAGCGCAGTGGTGAATGTAGTGGGTGCGCAGGGTGGCATTGGGCAGTTTACCCAGCAATTGCACGATCGCCTGGACACTGGCCTGGAACTGATCTGCCTGCTTGAGATCCTTACCTGCTAAAATCTGCTGGATCTGCCAGTCGAGCCAGAGGGGCGCCTGCCGTAATAGTTCCCGATAGTCATCTGCCGTCTGGCGCTGGAGAAATTCATCCGGGTCCTTGCCATCGGGGATCGTCAGCACCCGCAGTTGGACTTGCCCCTGGTAGGCCAGATCTTCCACTTCCCCGATCGCCCGTTGGGCTGCCTGGGTGCCCGCCCGATCAGCATCGAAATTCAGGACAATCTGCTTCGACTCGGTGTAGCGCAACAGTTGGTGAATCTGGGCCATGCTCAGCGCCGTGCCCAGGGAAGCCACCACCTGGCTAATCCCCGCCGCATGGAGGGCAATCACGTCAAAATAGCCTTCCACCACCACAGCCTGATCGGTCTTGGCGATCGCGGCCCGTGCCTTATCCAGGGCAAACAGCGTCCGCCCCTTGTCAAATAACTCGGTATCCGGCGAGTTCAAATACTTGGGTTGTTCATCCCCCAAGGCCCGCCCACCAAAGCCAATCACCCGTGATTGCAGGTCGTGGATCGGAATCATCAGGCGATCGCGGAAGCGATCGTAGTACCCCCCCCCACTTTTGCGGGGAACAATCAACCCCGTTTGCTCAACCAACTCCACAGGATAGTGCTTTTGCAGCACGAGGTAACCGTAGAGGGTATCCCAACCCGCCGGGGCATAGCCCAGTTGAAACTGCTGAATCGTCTCCGGGCGCAAGCGGCGCTGTTCATACAAATAGGCGAGGGCCTGCTGCCCCTGGGGTTGGTGGAGGGCGTGTTCATAAAAGCGGGCCGCCAACGCCAAAATCTCATAGAGTTGCTCCCGGACCGTCAACTGCCGCTGCAACGCCTGACGTTGTTCCGGCTCCAGGGTGGTCACGGGCACCTGGTAACGACGGGCCAGATCCAGGACAACCTCACTAAACGATCGCTTGCCCAGTTCCATCAGGAACTTGATGGCATTCCCCCCCGCCCCACAACTAAAGCAGTAATAAAACTGTTTGCCCGGACTGACGGTAAAACTGGGGGACTTGTCATCATGGAAAGGACACAGACCGACAAAATCCTTCCCCCGTTTTTTCAGCACCACATATTCCGAGACGACATCAACAATGTCGACCCGCTGTTTCACCTGCTCAATGGTGTCCGAATGCAGACGGGGAATGTCCATTGGGGTCCAGCGCTAATCCCAGCCAACAGCAATCCTGTTCCTATTCTCCCTGAAAATTCCCGATCGCGGGGTAAACAGTTGCCTGCCAACCGATGACCCCAGCGACTGCCGTCTGATCAATCGGCTCAGAATCGCTCCCCCACTGCAATGCTCACGCTCCCCCGGCGCAATCAGTCTGTGCGATTGCAGGGCCACCAGTACAATCCCCCCCTCCAGCCGCTCTCAGGGTAAAATGTCAAGCTTTTGCTACAAATAATCAAGTACCTACTAGGCATTTACGCCTATTTTTGTTAGGTTAATGCTCAAGGTTTTATATAGATTTAACAATTACCCTTAATAAATTTTCCCTTGGATACCCACTAAGCACTCCCCCCGCGGAGTGCTTTTTTTTGCCATCCCGTTCGCACTTACCAAGGCTGATTGGGCTACGAATCCTACCATCCGCCTTCCTCTGTCCTACCCATTATGGTCAATCCCAA
This DNA window, taken from Trichothermofontia sichuanensis B231, encodes the following:
- a CDS encoding glycosyltransferase family 2 protein — translated: MTRPIVSVAMSVYNAEPYLAAAIESILNQTFKDFEFIIIDDGSTDNSLKTLQKYAAQDQRIRLTSRENRGIPQTRNEILAQSQGEFIAVMDADDIALPDRLARQVDFLQKHPEVVWVGGAFEVIDEKSRFLTTFYMAEDNDTIQHILTEGHTSFLHSTAMIRRSSLLQINGYNEAFATGSDLDLWLRLTEIGAVANLAFPVVKYRLHTRSITSRSRQHHQQSNTRTILERAWQRRGWPKRDFETIGSRLHPQANHQSQFEYMLQYGWWAFNSRQRSTAVIYGIRAIKMNPFSQLGWKLLACSIIKPLPKG
- a CDS encoding ABC transporter permease, with protein sequence MPKPDSRLPEVVYTPDSRLQAPLALFKAMGQDLLASRELAWRLLVRDMSAQYRQSLLGFAWAFIPPIVTAIGLTLANDAKVLNVGATDLPYPAFVMFSMSLWQTFSEAVNGPIRAVTDAKPMLAKINFPREAIILSQLGQIVVNFGVKLILIIGLFIWFKMPVTWSVVLAPVALLHLIALGTCFGLFLAPLGALYQDISKGLTIGLGVWLFFTPVLFPVPQGSTFGTIVQLNPVTPLLVTTRELATTGLVSNPTGFWLASGFALGGLLLGWLFYRLSMPFVIERMSA
- the dnaG gene encoding DNA primase, whose protein sequence is MDIPRLHSDTIEQVKQRVDIVDVVSEYVVLKKRGKDFVGLCPFHDDKSPSFTVSPGKQFYYCFSCGAGGNAIKFLMELGKRSFSEVVLDLARRYQVPVTTLEPEQRQALQRQLTVREQLYEILALAARFYEHALHQPQGQQALAYLYEQRRLRPETIQQFQLGYAPAGWDTLYGYLVLQKHYPVELVEQTGLIVPRKSGGGYYDRFRDRLMIPIHDLQSRVIGFGGRALGDEQPKYLNSPDTELFDKGRTLFALDKARAAIAKTDQAVVVEGYFDVIALHAAGISQVVASLGTALSMAQIHQLLRYTESKQIVLNFDADRAGTQAAQRAIGEVEDLAYQGQVQLRVLTIPDGKDPDEFLQRQTADDYRELLRQAPLWLDWQIQQILAGKDLKQADQFQASVQAIVQLLGKLPNATLRTHYIHHCAELLSQGDARLTLRYESDLRTQVRGQRWHGRSHKWERSADFSLREAAEAQLLLVYLHCPHYRSMVRSTMAERELEFSLSHHRLLWREILAIEEAAIALDPEAAPTDAYPYLATVDLVAALRDRGTQEPELLKAIQPFLQLDEKATLDLYRPALVIRTASASLERIMCEKRCRHLLKMWEEVSQTVTHPQSQRDVQARINSLETVLATSTDLASDRNDQALQHLQQVASHELHHIQTVLTPELAAVLPTADLSTDGNPRAAIALPSLGEISPPAAGPDPDAAAEAHRRQAFYQEEYYKEKRYLQQLDQQRWVTPRDLLQTPLG
- a CDS encoding ABC transporter ATP-binding protein, with the protein product MDATDQGWDTTAPEATPVGADDREVLLSVQGVSKKFCRSLKRSLFYGLQDIAAELTGLRSDTQQLRHGEFWALNNVSFDLHRGESLGLVGVNGSGKTTLLRIISGLLRPDTGRVTVRGRVAPLIALGAGFNPILSGRENIYVNMAILGLSHREINDRFEAVVDFAELGDAIEAPVQSYSSGMAARLGFACAIHTEPDILLIDEVLAVGDLRFRAKCERRLTELLRQGTAFVLVSHAFQAILNVCTTGIYLSKGKMVMGGSAREVMERYEADLALLDRPEGDHPIRTVSTHRSTSATGVHLLEIYFRDQGETVIASPVTGQPVSICVRFQAQQAIAHLSLFVAIYRVMGEGGLVLHMSSIYDGNTFAIAAGEHEIRAYLPYLSLMPGLYQMNVYLKDGSSYILDAYELFRFKVNPGERLNRGIAYQPRTWEVKSP